From the genome of Adlercreutzia equolifaciens DSM 19450:
GACTTGCCGCGAACCAGGTCGACCACGATGCGGGCCTTGCGGGGAGCGATGCGGACGTAACGCGATACTGCTTTAGTTTCCATGTAACTTCTCACCTATGCCCTATCGCTTCTTCTTGTCGGCCGCATGACCCTTGAAGGTACGGGTCGGCGAGAACTCGCCCAGCTTGTGACCAACCATGGACTCGGTAACGTAGACCGGCACGTGCTTGCGGCCATCGTACACGGCGATGGTGTGACCCACCATTTCCGGGAAGATGGTGCTCGCGCGGGACCACGTCTTGATGACTTCCTTTTCGCCGGCCGCGTTCATTGCCTCGATGCGGGCAAGAAGGCGCGGTTCTACGAAAGGACCCTTTTTCAAACTTCTGCTCACTATGACTCCTTACGATTCCGCTACTTCTTGCGACGACGGATGATGAGACGGCTCGAGGCCTTCTTCTTGTTGCGGGTGCGATGGCCCTTGGTCGGCACGCCCCAGGGGGTGACCGGGTGACGACCAGCGGACTTGTTCTTGCCCTCGCCGCCGCCGTGCGGATGGTCGACCGGGTTCATAACCGTACCGCGGACAGAGGGGCGAACGCCCATCCAGCGCTTGCGGCCGGCCTTGCCGATCTTGATGTTGGAGTGCTCGGCGTTGCCCACCTCGCCGATGGTGGCGCGGCAGGTGATGAGCACGCGGCGCATCTCGGAAGAGGGCATGCGCAGGATGGCGTAGTTGCCTTCCTTGCCCATGAGCTGGATGGAGGTGCCGGCGGAACGGGCGATAGCGGCGCCCTTGCCCGGCTGCAGCTCCACGTTGTGGATCAGCGTACCGACGGGGATGTTCGCCAGAGGCAGAGCGTTGCCCGGCTTGATGTCGGCTTCCGGACCGGAGACCACGATGTCGCCCACCTTCAGGCCCTTCGGGTGAATGATGTAGCGCTTCTCGCCGTCAACGTAGTGCAGCAGAGCGATACGGGCCGAGCGGTTGGGATCGTACTCGATGGTGGCAACTTTGGCGGGCACGCCGTCCTTGTTGCGCTTGAAGTCGATGATGCGGTAGCGCTGCTTGTTGCCGCCGCCCTGGTGACGGGTGGTGATGCGGCCATAGCAGTTGCGACCGGCCTTCTTCGGCTTCGGGGCCAGAAGAGACTTCTCCGGCTTGGACGTGGTGATCTCCGAGAAGTCGGAGACCGTCTGGAAACGTCGGCCGGGGCTCGTCGGCTTGTACTGTTTGATTCCCACAGTAACAACCTTTCTTGACTTCGGGCTTCCGCGCTCGCCGGCCGGTAACGGCAACCAGCGGGACACGTTCGCCCCTTTCCTTTGGAGTTTCCGCTCGCGCGCCTCTCCGCACACCGGAACCTCCCCTACGGTAGTGGCCAGGCGATTGCCGACCGGCGCAGATGGAGGCTCTACGCTGCGACGCCGTCTTGCCACGCGCCCGGGTGTATCCATCGCTGGGCACACAGACGCAAAGAAGCATTATAGGGATGGGGGGCAACCGCCTCAAGAACTTTTTCGACAAGCGGCCAACCGTCACATTTCCCGCACACTTGCCTCGGGGCGGGGCCGAACGTCGAGATCGCAGGTTTGGCCCCCTCGCGATGCGACCCCGCAGACAGAATCGCGGGGTTTGGCACCTTTAAGGTGCGAGCCTCGGGCAGAATCGCGGGGCTTGGTACCCGCGCGGCCTGGGCTACGGGCAGAATCGCGGGGTTTGGTATCCCCGAGCGCTTTTTTCGCCCCAAGATCGGCAAATTGGGCGATTTGGTACCCCGTTTTCTGCCAAGATCGGCGATTTGATCCCCAACGCCCGAAGAAAGCCCAGGTAACGAAAGCCGTGTGAGTGCTTCGCGGGTACCAAACCTCCGTTCTCGCCATAAGGCGGGTATCAAACCGCACATGTTGGCCGAAAAGGATACCAAACTCCTCGATATTGTCGCCCCTTTTCCGCTTGGAGGTACCAAACGGGGCGTTTTTGCCAAGGCGACATCGACCAACTCGACAGCAGAGAGCAGGAGCGCCGATTCGAGCACCGAAAACTACAAGAGAGCGCGGCAGCACGAGACCCTGCGACAACGCAAAAAAAGAGCACCGCAGCCCGAGGGGGCATTTTGCCAGTCGACTTCGCGCTTTGCGGCATTAGGGCGCCTCTGGCTACGGGTTCGCGCTCCCCTGACGTTCTTTGCTAAAGAGAAGCCCTTGTTCAGAGCTTTGTGTTTTCGTCAGAAGAACCGGCGACCCGTAGCTCGGGGCGTGAAAACGCCTCCAAACCTTCCATCGACCGGCAAAATGACCCTTCGGGCTGCGGGCTGAGGGCTGAGGGCTGCGGCGCCATCTCTTTCAGAGAGCGTAAACGGGTGACGAGCGGCAGCGCCCCTCGCGAGGGGGATCGCGAGGGGCGCTGCCATGGGAAAGACGAGGCCCTTTGGAGGGAGGGGAACGAAAGGGCCTCCGGAGTTGATCGTGAAAACGAGACGGGGCACGGTCGGCCACATCCTGGCCGATGCGTGGTCACGCGAGGCCTGCCGCGCGCCTCGTCACCTTAGTCCTGTTTCACGAGGCCGCGCTCAGTAGCGGCATCGCGCAGCTTCTGCCAAATGGCAAGATGATCGATCTCGAGCTGGTTGCAATGGGCCGTGCACGTGCCGCACATAGTGCAATCCCACAGCCCGCCCTGGACGGCCTCCACGATACGGTCGGCCTGGTCGTAGGGATCGAAGTGGCGGAAGGCCACGGCCAGCATATGGGAGGGCCCGATGTAGTCGGGGTTTATGGCGCGGGCCGGGCAGCCTGCCGTGCACACCTGGCAGCGAGCGCAGTAATTGATGCCGAACAGCTCATCGGCGTCTTCCATATTGTAGGTCTGGAGATCCTCTTCGGTCAGCGGGGCCACGCGCACGCGCTTATAGGTCTCGGCGATCTTCTCCTGCACCTGACTCTTGTCCACTACCAGGTCTTTCACCACCGGCAAGCCCGCAAGCGGCTCGACCGTGTGCGAGCCGTCAGGCAGGGGCTCCACGCAGGCGAGTACAGGCTCGCCGTCGAGCATCATAGCGCAGCGGCCGCACATGCGCCCGCGGCAGGAGAAGTCGAAGGCCAGCGGCTCCTCGTTCTCGTGAATGTACACGAGGGCTTGTAAAAGCGTCATGTACTCGTCATCGTGGGGAACCTCGTAGGTGGTCTCATAGGGAGCATTGTCCTTCGAGGGATCGTAGCGCTTAACAGTTATCTTCATGGTCTATCTCCTTGGAACTCGCAGAATGGCACCGATTAGTAAGCGATCTTCTCGCAGGACAGGCTGCCGTCCTCGGCGCGCGTGTAGGCCAGCGCGCACTTCCAATTCTCGTCATCAGTCTCAGGAAAGTCGGGGCGGATGAACGCATCGCGGCTCTCCTCGCGCGCAAGCGATGCCTCCACGGTCAGCCGAGCGATATCAAGCAGGTTCACCACCTCGATGGCGTCCTTCCAGTCGGCGTTCTGCACCAAGCTGTCGTCGGCGCACGCCATGCGGGGAATATCCTCCGCCATAATGCGGTCGAGTTCGGCTTTGGCCGTCTCCAGCACATCGGTGGGACGCACGGGACGAGCGGCCTCGGCGCAGGCGTACTGAATGTTGCGGCGCACGGTGATGGGGCGCAGCGGATCGTCCACGGTGCGCGTCCGCAAATCCTCGAGACGGGCGATCTCGGCCGCCACTCCTTCGTAGGTCACGGATGCGGGCTCCTCATAGGCCGCCAGATATTCCAAGGCCCTCTTCATGGCGTAACGGCCCATGCGACGATTGGTAATGTTCATCATGCCGCCCTCGCTGCCGGCGTTGGCGCGAACGCAGAACAGACCCTCGGCATCAACGCACATGGCGTTGTCATCGGTGATGGGTTCACCGCCGTGCTCGTACATTTCGGGTACCACCTCGGTCGGCTGGGCAGTGAAGTCGTAGCCGAACTTCTCCTTCAACAGCTGGGCATTGCGCTGGTACATCCATCGCATGGTGGAGAGGGATTCCTGCTTGCAGTCCAGGTACACGCCGCCGTTCTCGCTGCCCTTGCCAGCACGCACCACCACGTCGACCGCCTGCATAACGCCCGACTGGGTGGTCAGGTACTCCTTCTCGGCGATTTCGGGGTAGTCTTTCAGGTAGGTTCCCTCGGAATCCATCAGGTCGCCTGAATGCACGCTGTCAGCGCCGACCATGGAGCCCTCCGAAGCCGTGAAGCTGCGCGGGAAGGCGCCCATCATGTCGTAGCTGCCGAACTCGGCGTTGGCGATTTTGCCGCCATGGCGCAGGAGGGCCATCTCCACATCGGCGGTATTGTCGAGCACGTTGTTCGTTGTCGCCGAGGTGGAGTTCCAACCGTAGAACTGGGTGCAGCCGCCCGTGGCCGACAGCGTCACCTTCGCGCGGTAAACACGGTACTCGCCCGTGGGCAGGTGCAGGCCCACGGCGCCCAGGCAGCGGCCGTCCTCGATGATGAGGTCGGTGATCATCGTGCGGTCGTGAACCGTGACGTAGTCCTTGGAGCGGAAATAATCGGACCAGTGACGCGTCATGGAATGCTCGAAACCACGCGTCGTCGGGAAATCGTAGATATAGAAAGGAGTTCCGTCCTCGTTGCGTGCCGAAAGGATCTCGCCCCAGTTAGCGACGACCACATCGGGATTCAGCTCGACCTCGTTCTGGACGCCCGTCTTGCGGTAGAGGCTATCGTTACGAATTTTCGTAGCAACGGGCACCTCCTCCTCGGTCTCATAATAAGCGCCGGGAACCCACGTTTGCATGATGTCGAAGCTCATGCCGAAAGCGCCTCCGAAGCCATAGGGCGCTTTATCGATCACCAACATGTTCTTGCCAGCCTTGCAAGCTTCCTGCATAGCGAAACTGGCACCGAAGCCGCCGCCAATGAGGAGGATGTCGGTGTCGTAGACCGCGTAGGGCACCGATGCGGCCACCGTCTCGTTCTCTCCGCCCGTCTGGGCCATCTCGGTCGGGTTCTGCGGCGCGCAGCCGGCCAGCATGCCGCCCGTCAGCGCCGCCGCGCCCGCAGTCAGGCCGCCCAGCTTGAAAAACGAGCGCCGGTCCATGCTGCGAGGCGTGTTCTCCCCTTGCTTGCTTCCCATCCCTCTTTCTCCTTTCGATCGGGATCAGACGGGCCGAAGAATACGGAGGAAACGGAAGCGTGGCAAAAGTTGCGCCGCTAGAGCAACTGTTGACGAGACGACACCGAAGCGCGCGGCAAACCGTTGAGCGTTTGGAGCATGTCCCCGAAACGCCACAGCCGGCGTATCATGAAACATACGCAAAAAGGGAGGGGCGATGGACAACGAAAGAGACGATTGGGCGCAAGACTCGGAGACGGCCCTGATCTTCGACCAATGGATGCGCGCCATCGTCAGCGCGCTTCGGGCCGAGCGCGGCGCCACCATCAACCAGTTCTGGCTGCTGCTGCTCATCAGCGAGCATCCCGAGCATTCCGCGGCGACAGCCGCCGCGACGCTCGGGCTCAACTACACCACGGTGGCCGCCTGCGCCGCTCAGCTCGTGCGGGAGGGAGCCCTCGAGAAGCGAACCTGCGACGATGACGACCGATGCTCCCCTCTCGCCATAACACCCTCCGGCCAACGGCTCCTCGCATCTCTCGACCAAAGTTTGATCACCACGGCCAAAAGCGCCATGGATCCTCTGCAGGGCGACGAGCGGACACAGGCCCTGCAACTTTTCTTCGAAGCCTGCGTGCGGCTCAACAAGAAGCGGATGATGGGCGATCTGGTGCGCGGGGACAGCGCCTTCATCATTGTCTGCCAGCAAACGGCCCTCGATTTCAGCCGTCTGTGCCGAAAGCAGCACCTGGGCGCCACCCAGGGCCATCTGCTTTTGGCCCTGGGAAACAGCGGGCGCACGGCGGCCAAAGAGCTGCGGCGGCACCTCTGCCTGGACGCCCCCACCTTCTCGCGGGCGGTCTCGCGCCTCGCAGATGCGGACCTCGTCACCCGCATCACCTGCGCCAGCAAACGAGAGATCGCAATCGCACTCACCCCGCAGGGCCTCGCCTGCGCCGCGCGCATCGCTAAGGAGACCACCGAGATGCTGGAGGCGCTGCTCGGGGACGGTCTTCGCAGCCCCGTGGGCATCCGCACCATCGCCGCCCTTCGCGCGTCGCTGGAGGAACGGCTCTAACGGCCCTTGCGGATGCCGCCTTTGCGACCGTTGGCCTTCGGGGGCTTGCCCTGGCGCTGCGATTTCGGGGTAGCTCCTCCCGCACCTCTACTCCGCTCGGATGAGGCGCGTCCTTTGGCGTTCTTTCCGTTGCTGGATGAAGCGCGCCCTTTATTGCCTCTCCCCTTCCCTTTCGGGGCGCCGCCGTCCGCATCGCGCTTCTTGGGACGGATGGGGCGGATGAGGCACTGCTTGTCCCAGCCGATGAGGTCGGTTCGCCCGGCCTTCGTTAGCGCCTCGCGCACCAAGTCGTAGTTGTCGGGGTTGCGGTACTGGATGAGCGCCCGCTGAAGGGCCTTCTCGTGCGGGGTCTTCGGCACGTAAATGGGTTCCATAGTCAGGGGATCGAGGCCCGTGTAGTACATGCACGTGGAGATCGTCGAGGGCGTGGGGTAGAAGTCCTGCACCTGCTCGGGGTTGAAGCCCATGTCGCGCACGTACTCGGCCAGCTCGATGGCCTCGGCTAACGTGCTGCCCGGGTGCGACGACATGAGATAAGGCACGACGAACTGCTTCTTGCCCGTCTCCCGATTGATTTCCTCGAAAGCGCCGCAGAATGCGTCATAGACGGCCCGAGGCGGCTTGCCCATGGCAGCAAGCACGGTGTCCGACACATGCTCGGGGGCCACGCGCAGCTGGCCGGATACGTGGTGCTCGACCAGCTCGCGCAGAAACGTGCGATCGGGATCGGGATCGGCCATGACGTAGTCGAAGCGAATGCCAGAGCGCACGAACACCTTCTTCACGCCGGGCAACTTCCGCAGCTTGCGCAGAAGACCCGTGTAGTCGCGATGATCGGCCTTCATCGCCGGGCAGGGCTTCGTGCCCAAGCAGCGGCGGTCTGTGCAGGCGCCTCGCGTGCGCTGCTTGGCGCAAGCCGGCCCGCGGAAGTTGGCCGTGGGGCCTCCCACATCGTGGATGTAGCCCTTGAACTCGGGATCGGCCGTCATGACGCGGGCCTCGTCGAGCAGCGACTCGTGGGAGCGGCCCGTGACGATGCGCCCCTGGTGGAAAGTGAGCGCACAGAAGGCGCACTCGCCGAAGCAGCCGCGACAGGAGGTGAGCGAGAACTTCACCTCGGAAAGCGCCGGCACGCCGCCGGCCTCGTCGTAGGAAGGATGCCACGTGCGCGCATAGGGCAGGCGATAGACGGCGTCCATCTCATTTTGGGTCAGCGGCGCAGCCGGCGGGTTCTGCACGACATACACGCCATGGGGATAGGTCTCCACCAAGCGACTGCCACACACCGGGTCGCTCGCGCGGTACTGGGTGGCGAAGCTCTCCGCGAAGGCGCGCTTGTCGCCCGAAACCTCTTCCCAGCCGTGCAGCATCTCGTAGTCAACCACGTGTTCCAGCGAACGGGTGCGAAACACCGTGCCATCGATGAAGGTGAGGTCGCTCACGGAAAGGCCCGCGGCGAGGGCATCGGCAATCTCGACGATAGAGCGCTCCCCCATGCCGTAGGAGATGAGGTCGGCCCCGGAATCAAGCAAGATGGAGCGCTTGAGGGAATCGGACCAGTAGTCGTAATGGGCGAGCCGGCGCAAACTCGCCTCGATGCCGCCCAGGATAATGGGCGTTTCCTTGAAGGTGCGGCGAATGAGGTTCGAATAGACCACGGCCGCGTGGTTGGGGCGCGCGCCGCCCTTGCCGCCCGGCGTGTAGGCGTCGTCGTGGCGGCGCTTCTTGTTCACCGTGTAGTGGTTCACCATGGAGTCCATGTTGCCCGCCGACACGAGGAATCCCAGCCGCGGCTCGCCGAACACCGCGACGCTTTCCGGGTCGTTCCAATCGGGCTGGGCGATGAAGCCCACCTTGTAGCCGTGGGACTCCAGCACCCGCGTGATGATGGCGCTCCCGAAGGAGGGATGATCCACGTAGGCGTCGCCGGAGACGTAGACGAAGTCGAGCTGCCCCCAGCCGCGCGCATCGGCCTCGGCCCGCGTGGTGGGCAGGAACGCCGAAGCCGGCAAGGAGGGACGCGCGTTTTTCGGGGCGCCCTTTTCCGGGCGCTTGGGGCTGCGATGAGATTGGGGCGCGGGCTTCTTAGACACAGAGAGTACGTCCTTCATAGAAACGGGCGGGGAAGCCCCCGCCCTGGCGTGTGGTTATGGCGCAAGGCCGATATCGGCCCGTAAGCTAGTTCTCGTCGGCCGCCTTCGCCTCGTCGGCGGGCGCCGCGGGCGCGTCAGCGGGTGCCGCGGGCGCGTCGGCTACGGTGATCTTCGCCTGGGAGGCCACGAAGCGGGCGGCCTTCAGGCGTTCGGCCGTCTCGCGCAGAGCGAAGCCGCGACCCGAGTCCTCCAGCTGCTGGCGCATCATCTTGGGATTGCCCTGGGGATTCATGCCCAGGCAGGCGTCCTCCAGATCCTTGTCGGTCAGCGTCATGTGCTCGTGGCGGTACACCGCGTCCAGGCAGAAGCCCTGCACGAGCACCTCGCGGGTCTGCATCATGAGCATCATGCCGAACTGCTGCTCGCCGCCGTTTTGGGCCACGAACTGCTCCCAGGTCATGCCGGCCTGCTGAAGCTCCATGCGCAGGTTCTGCATGAGCTGGTCGCGCGTGGCCTCGTAGATCTCATCGGCGATGCGGCCCTCGAAGCGGCGCGTGAGCTGGCCCACGGCCATCTGCTGCACGTAGCCCTCGTAGGCCTCGCGCTGCTGGGCCTCGAAGACGCGGCGCATATCGGCCACCAGGGCCTCCTTGCTCGCGAACATGGGCATGTTCGCCTTCACCCAGGCATCGTCGATGACCGGCACGACCTCCTGCTGAATCTCCTTCACGGTCACCGTGCAGGAGATGGGCTTGTTCACCACTTCCCCGTTCTCGGTGCCCAAGGGGGCCTCGAAGGTGAACTCCTTGGTCTGGCCCGGCTCCATGCCCAGGAGCGCCTCGTCGAAGCCTTCGGGCATGTACCCGCGGCCCATGAGGTAGGTGCGGTCCTCGCAGGTGAGCGCTTTGATCTCCTCGCCGTCGTCGAAGCACTTCATGGCGATGGAGCAGGCGTCTCCCGCCTCAAGCGGCTTCGCGTCGGCCACCACGTAGGTGACGGAGTTCTTGGCAATCTCCTCCAACTGCTGGTTGATGGGAGTCTCGTCGAAGGCGAAGGGGGGCACCGTGATCTCCACCGGCTCGTAGGAGGTGAGCTCGTAGGTGGGCTTCACCGTGACGTTCAGGGTGAACGTGAACTTCTTGCCGCGCTCGAACTTCACCGTGGGCGTGGCCTTCGGCGGAAACGCCGGCACGAGGTTGCGGCGGTCGAGCGCCCGGGGCACGAGTACCTCGATGGCGTTGGGCTCGACGATCTTGTCCAAATCAGCGATGCCCAGCTGTTCTTTCGCCAGCTCCTCGATGGATTTGCCCGGTGCGGGACGGACGCCCATGGACAGCGCGAAAGCCTCGGCGGCCTCCTTCAGCGCGTTGTTCACCTCGATGGCCGTGGCCTCGCAGTCGAGCTTGATGACGCCGTCAGCGAGCTTCTTCTCGGTTACCTTCATAAGTTCGGTACTCCTCCTTCGCGAAGAGGGCCGCCTTATGCGGCCCGTAAGGTTTGCCCGCTATAGTAGCACAGGGCGCACCGCACAGCTCGAACACGCCGCGAAGCCCACAATTCCAGAAGGGCCGACGCCGGTGCGGCCGTCACTCGTTGGACTTCAGGCTCTCCACCATGTCGATGCGGGCGAGCTTGGGGCGCATGACGAGCATGACGACGGCGGTGAACACCATGGTGAGAACGAAGGCGATGACGAAGCTGTCCCAGTGAATGGTACGCCCGAACATGACCTGGTCCACCTCGGCCGTCACCACGACGAAGCCCTCTAGCACGATGCCGAGGGCCAGGCCCACGAGCGCTCCCAAGATGGCCAGAAGCACGATCTCGCGGAAGATGTAGGCGTTCACCTCGCGGGGCGTGAAGCCGAGCACCTTCAAGGTGGCGATCTCGCGGGCCCGCTCGGTGATGTTGATGTTCGTCAGGTTGTACAGCACGATGAACGCCAGTGCCGCCGCGGCCACCACGAGCACCACCACGACCATGTTCACCGAGCGCAGCATCTGCTTGTAGGAGTCGATGACCTCGTCGTTGAAGGCCACGGTATCCACCGCGCCGGTGGCGCGCAGGGCCTCGGAGAGGGCTTGGCGCTCCCCCTCGTCGGCAGTGGCCCGGGCGTACACCGTGAGGTTGTCCGCCTCCTCCCCGAAGGTGCGCTCGTAGGTTTCCGGCGTCATGAAGGCGTAGTCGCCGATGTAGTTCTCGATGATGCCCGCCACGGGCACGGAGTAGGTCGTCGCCGTGGCGTTGCCCAGATCGTCCTGCTCGGCGAACACGATGGCATCGCCCACGCCAAGGCCCAGTTTGGTCGCCAGCTTCTCGGTGACGACGGCGCCGGCGTCGGCGAGGGCCACCTCCTCGTGGCCCTCGCGGGTGCGGAAGTGCCACAGCTCCTTAAACGCCGCCGGGTCCGACGGCGCCACGATGGTGGTCATGGCCTCGGTGCCGTCTGTGCCCTGGGCGATCATGGAGGTCTCGGTGGCACGCACGGCCACTGGCAACGAATCCGTG
Proteins encoded in this window:
- a CDS encoding trigger factor → MKVTEKKLADGVIKLDCEATAIEVNNALKEAAEAFALSMGVRPAPGKSIEELAKEQLGIADLDKIVEPNAIEVLVPRALDRRNLVPAFPPKATPTVKFERGKKFTFTLNVTVKPTYELTSYEPVEITVPPFAFDETPINQQLEEIAKNSVTYVVADAKPLEAGDACSIAMKCFDDGEEIKALTCEDRTYLMGRGYMPEGFDEALLGMEPGQTKEFTFEAPLGTENGEVVNKPISCTVTVKEIQQEVVPVIDDAWVKANMPMFASKEALVADMRRVFEAQQREAYEGYVQQMAVGQLTRRFEGRIADEIYEATRDQLMQNLRMELQQAGMTWEQFVAQNGGEQQFGMMLMMQTREVLVQGFCLDAVYRHEHMTLTDKDLEDACLGMNPQGNPKMMRQQLEDSGRGFALRETAERLKAARFVASQAKITVADAPAAPADAPAAPADEAKAADEN
- the rpsS gene encoding 30S ribosomal protein S19; the protein is MSRSLKKGPFVEPRLLARIEAMNAAGEKEVIKTWSRASTIFPEMVGHTIAVYDGRKHVPVYVTESMVGHKLGEFSPTRTFKGHAADKKKR
- a CDS encoding succinate dehydrogenase/fumarate reductase iron-sulfur subunit, yielding MKITVKRYDPSKDNAPYETTYEVPHDDEYMTLLQALVYIHENEEPLAFDFSCRGRMCGRCAMMLDGEPVLACVEPLPDGSHTVEPLAGLPVVKDLVVDKSQVQEKIAETYKRVRVAPLTEEDLQTYNMEDADELFGINYCARCQVCTAGCPARAINPDYIGPSHMLAVAFRHFDPYDQADRIVEAVQGGLWDCTMCGTCTAHCNQLEIDHLAIWQKLRDAATERGLVKQD
- a CDS encoding MarR family transcriptional regulator, whose product is MDNERDDWAQDSETALIFDQWMRAIVSALRAERGATINQFWLLLLISEHPEHSAATAAATLGLNYTTVAACAAQLVREGALEKRTCDDDDRCSPLAITPSGQRLLASLDQSLITTAKSAMDPLQGDERTQALQLFFEACVRLNKKRMMGDLVRGDSAFIIVCQQTALDFSRLCRKQHLGATQGHLLLALGNSGRTAAKELRRHLCLDAPTFSRAVSRLADADLVTRITCASKREIAIALTPQGLACAARIAKETTEMLEALLGDGLRSPVGIRTIAALRASLEERL
- a CDS encoding FAD-dependent oxidoreductase; translation: MGSKQGENTPRSMDRRSFFKLGGLTAGAAALTGGMLAGCAPQNPTEMAQTGGENETVAASVPYAVYDTDILLIGGGFGASFAMQEACKAGKNMLVIDKAPYGFGGAFGMSFDIMQTWVPGAYYETEEEVPVATKIRNDSLYRKTGVQNEVELNPDVVVANWGEILSARNEDGTPFYIYDFPTTRGFEHSMTRHWSDYFRSKDYVTVHDRTMITDLIIEDGRCLGAVGLHLPTGEYRVYRAKVTLSATGGCTQFYGWNSTSATTNNVLDNTADVEMALLRHGGKIANAEFGSYDMMGAFPRSFTASEGSMVGADSVHSGDLMDSEGTYLKDYPEIAEKEYLTTQSGVMQAVDVVVRAGKGSENGGVYLDCKQESLSTMRWMYQRNAQLLKEKFGYDFTAQPTEVVPEMYEHGGEPITDDNAMCVDAEGLFCVRANAGSEGGMMNITNRRMGRYAMKRALEYLAAYEEPASVTYEGVAAEIARLEDLRTRTVDDPLRPITVRRNIQYACAEAARPVRPTDVLETAKAELDRIMAEDIPRMACADDSLVQNADWKDAIEVVNLLDIARLTVEASLAREESRDAFIRPDFPETDDENWKCALAYTRAEDGSLSCEKIAY
- a CDS encoding YgiQ family radical SAM protein — its product is MSKKPAPQSHRSPKRPEKGAPKNARPSLPASAFLPTTRAEADARGWGQLDFVYVSGDAYVDHPSFGSAIITRVLESHGYKVGFIAQPDWNDPESVAVFGEPRLGFLVSAGNMDSMVNHYTVNKKRRHDDAYTPGGKGGARPNHAAVVYSNLIRRTFKETPIILGGIEASLRRLAHYDYWSDSLKRSILLDSGADLISYGMGERSIVEIADALAAGLSVSDLTFIDGTVFRTRSLEHVVDYEMLHGWEEVSGDKRAFAESFATQYRASDPVCGSRLVETYPHGVYVVQNPPAAPLTQNEMDAVYRLPYARTWHPSYDEAGGVPALSEVKFSLTSCRGCFGECAFCALTFHQGRIVTGRSHESLLDEARVMTADPEFKGYIHDVGGPTANFRGPACAKQRTRGACTDRRCLGTKPCPAMKADHRDYTGLLRKLRKLPGVKKVFVRSGIRFDYVMADPDPDRTFLRELVEHHVSGQLRVAPEHVSDTVLAAMGKPPRAVYDAFCGAFEEINRETGKKQFVVPYLMSSHPGSTLAEAIELAEYVRDMGFNPEQVQDFYPTPSTISTCMYYTGLDPLTMEPIYVPKTPHEKALQRALIQYRNPDNYDLVREALTKAGRTDLIGWDKQCLIRPIRPKKRDADGGAPKGKGRGNKGRASSSNGKNAKGRASSERSRGAGGATPKSQRQGKPPKANGRKGGIRKGR
- the rplB gene encoding 50S ribosomal protein L2, with the translated sequence MGIKQYKPTSPGRRFQTVSDFSEITTSKPEKSLLAPKPKKAGRNCYGRITTRHQGGGNKQRYRIIDFKRNKDGVPAKVATIEYDPNRSARIALLHYVDGEKRYIIHPKGLKVGDIVVSGPEADIKPGNALPLANIPVGTLIHNVELQPGKGAAIARSAGTSIQLMGKEGNYAILRMPSSEMRRVLITCRATIGEVGNAEHSNIKIGKAGRKRWMGVRPSVRGTVMNPVDHPHGGGEGKNKSAGRHPVTPWGVPTKGHRTRNKKKASSRLIIRRRKK